One Candidatus Abawacabacteria bacterium DNA window includes the following coding sequences:
- a CDS encoding ribonuclease H-like domain-containing protein, with product MLNHSYLVLDLETKKLLFEVGGKQNLGQLGISVAGVFDSREQQYFCLREEAIKDLVPLLNGVDRIVGFNTEGFDFDVLQPYIPDLNLKKLPSLDILSEIAKITGHRVSMEKVAQATLGIGKSADGLMAIKWYHEGNYVDLEKYCLQDVEVTNKLYLYGLEHGELKFPLKDSNEIKTIKVNFHFEPELTLF from the coding sequence ATGCTCAATCACTCCTACTTAGTACTAGATTTGGAAACTAAAAAACTATTATTTGAGGTTGGTGGCAAACAAAACCTGGGTCAATTAGGGATTTCTGTAGCAGGTGTGTTTGATTCACGAGAGCAACAGTATTTTTGTTTAAGAGAAGAAGCTATTAAAGATCTCGTTCCCCTACTTAACGGCGTAGATCGTATTGTCGGTTTCAACACAGAAGGATTTGATTTTGACGTATTACAACCTTATATTCCCGATCTCAATCTAAAAAAGCTCCCTTCTTTGGACATATTAAGTGAAATAGCAAAGATCACGGGTCACAGAGTAAGTATGGAAAAAGTAGCTCAAGCCACCCTCGGCATAGGGAAAAGTGCCGATGGCTTGATGGCAATTAAATGGTATCATGAAGGTAATTATGTTGACTTGGAAAAGTACTGTCTCCAAGATGTAGAGGTAACCAACAAACTTTATCTCTATGGTTTGGAACATGGTGAACTGAAGTTTCCTTTGAAAGACAGTAATGAAATTAAAACTATTAAAGTGAATTTCCATTTCGAGCCTGAATTAACTCTTTTTTAA